In Akkermansia muciniphila, one DNA window encodes the following:
- a CDS encoding class I SAM-dependent rRNA methyltransferase: MNDFRNSHDSRPRPVYRDRRSQPGRPRTAPKKNLFANKSPEGSEQWLKPWVELKYFTYNPAVFPRMLGSVSGEIAPGSLVNVYDKNGELFGAGFWNEASRTPLRMVHHGKDAFAERDLDAALERAVKLRREVLRLDETTNAYRVLHGDSDGLGGLVVDRYADVLSLEVSTLAVWQRLDRWLPLLHRLCGTKRHVVQVDEGIARMEGIRAEEAPASPAPVRLVKIVENGITYEVDFAQGHKTGFFCDQRDNRLKFASLVKGATVLDLCCYSGGFSIAAKMLGGAAEVTAVDLDEKAVAMAKRNGNINRQRIDFVHADAFVYARQMVRNGRLFDAVLLDPPKFIIGRDGYEEGIKKYHDLNMLGLQCVRPGGLFVTCSCSGLLSPAEFEHTVIKAAQRQGRKLQIMAMTGPGWDHPFLSTYPEGRYLKVLWAIAL; encoded by the coding sequence ATGAACGATTTCCGCAATTCCCATGATTCCCGCCCCAGACCCGTTTACCGGGACCGCCGTTCCCAGCCGGGCCGTCCGCGCACGGCTCCCAAAAAGAACCTTTTTGCCAACAAGTCGCCGGAAGGGAGCGAGCAATGGCTCAAGCCCTGGGTGGAGCTGAAGTATTTCACATACAATCCGGCCGTGTTCCCCCGCATGCTCGGCTCCGTAAGCGGGGAAATAGCGCCGGGTAGCCTGGTAAACGTCTATGACAAGAATGGTGAATTGTTCGGCGCCGGATTCTGGAATGAGGCCAGCCGCACGCCCCTGCGCATGGTGCACCACGGGAAGGACGCTTTTGCCGAACGGGATCTGGATGCCGCGCTGGAACGCGCCGTGAAGCTGCGCCGGGAAGTTCTGCGCCTGGATGAGACCACGAATGCGTACCGTGTGCTGCACGGAGATTCCGACGGCCTGGGCGGCCTGGTGGTGGACCGTTACGCGGACGTGCTGAGCCTGGAGGTGAGTACTCTGGCCGTCTGGCAGAGGCTGGACCGCTGGCTGCCCCTGCTGCACCGTCTGTGCGGCACAAAGCGCCATGTGGTGCAGGTGGATGAGGGCATTGCCCGCATGGAGGGCATCCGGGCGGAGGAGGCACCGGCATCCCCGGCTCCCGTCAGGCTGGTGAAGATTGTGGAAAACGGCATCACCTACGAAGTGGACTTCGCCCAGGGACACAAGACGGGCTTTTTCTGTGACCAGCGTGACAACCGCCTCAAGTTCGCCTCTCTGGTGAAGGGGGCCACGGTGCTGGACCTGTGCTGCTACAGCGGCGGCTTTTCCATTGCCGCCAAGATGCTGGGCGGAGCGGCGGAGGTAACGGCTGTGGATTTGGATGAAAAGGCCGTCGCCATGGCTAAGAGAAACGGAAATATCAACCGTCAGCGCATTGACTTCGTGCATGCGGATGCCTTTGTCTATGCGCGCCAGATGGTGCGCAACGGCCGCCTGTTTGATGCCGTGCTGCTGGACCCGCCCAAATTCATCATCGGCAGGGACGGATATGAAGAGGGTATCAAGAAATACCATGATCTCAATATGCTGGGGCTGCAATGCGTGCGCCCCGGCGGGCTGTTTGTCACCTGTTCCTGTTCCGGGCTGCTTTCCCCCGCGGAGTTTGAGCATACCGTCATCAAGGCCGCCCAGCGGCAGGGGCGCAAGCTCCAGATTATGGCGATGACCGGCCCCGGCTGGGACCACCCTTTCCTGAGCACTTATCCGGAGGGCCGTTATCTGAAGGTTCTGTGGGCGATTGCCCTGTAG